The following proteins are co-located in the Blattabacterium sp. (Blatta orientalis) str. Tarazona genome:
- a CDS encoding tRNA lysidine(34) synthetase TilS C-terminal domain-containing protein produces the protein MEKRRFFLSFKHEREKKLSKYYKEKKFSLFEKDHTWLLVNGNERIILIVGNRLDDRFKVTEKTKRILGVKI, from the coding sequence ATGGAGAAAAGGAGATTTTTTTTATCCTTTAAACATGAAAGGGAAAAAAAATTAAGCAAATATTATAAAGAAAAAAAATTTTCTCTTTTTGAAAAGGACCATACCTGGTTATTAGTTAATGGAAATGAGAGAATTATTTTGATTGTAGGAAATCGTTTAGATGATAGATTTAAAGTAACAGAAAAAACAAAAAGAATATTGGGAGTAAAAATATAA